Proteins co-encoded in one Pocillopora verrucosa isolate sample1 chromosome 1, ASM3666991v2, whole genome shotgun sequence genomic window:
- the LOC136277114 gene encoding uncharacterized protein: MPKSRAEIQKAYRERQKQKEGRDYVERERTRKRKAYIPYGQLKELKSNLPEGHMIVQMDFAENYTCQSVEEVQSAWWNGTMVTLHPAVAYFNDENGSLIHQSTVFISGGQLAQMKYGWTLTRFWESLKSPRLVEGQIATSILMIRQSK, translated from the exons ATTCAAAAGGCTTACCGTGAaaggcaaaaacagaaagaaggGAGAGATTACGTGGAAAGAGAGaggacaagaaaaagaaaagcctaCATACCT TACGGCCAGTTAAAAGAACTTAAGAGCAATCTTCCTGAAGGCCATATGATTGTGCAAATGGACTTTGCAGAGAACTATACCTGCCAGTCCGTCGAGGAAGTCCAATCTGCTTGGTGGAACGGCACAATGGTCACACTCCATCCAGCTGTTGCCTACTTCAATGATGAGAACGGCTCCTTAATCCATCAGAGCACCGTCTTTATATCAGGTGGCCAACTAGCCCAGATGAAATATGGGTGGACTTTGACAAGATTCTGGGAGTCATTGAAGAGCCCTCGTCTCGTGGAAGGTCAAATCGCCACTTCCATTTTAATGATCAGACAATCCAAATGA
- the LOC131781103 gene encoding uncharacterized protein, whose translation MATSSDSVELEFWHKNITKIPKVTNSFVEDFAEKNLPIKATVTRGYKFFHEEYIHDIEVKLCKEEDSGVVARAKCFRSMKKNEDPHKLSVVFESSSIEASINKYMCSCAAGQGLCHHVLGLLYTLAHFQLLGLKSVPPMVSKTSKAQRWHIPSRKEGIKARPVTDLIIQKSKPKDKLHEPKKKRKVCGVASTIYKPFQQSLSSLDLTSVLSPQFENLNNQPGFMRIWEDEQSEPPILVDSAFGKVPKGCVISYQQPLKVKSNINIQLPAFNFPSLSYPDTVLNEKQDLFFSSLAISGQQSIDFEMETREQSTTTAWHELRKFRLTASNFKDICSRRKDHEILSTRLLKGKVIQTAAMKYGIQNEGVAADMYKTQFGRDTHLVGFLINPCLPHLGCSPDRRVFDDTEQHPWGLIEIKCSPASHLDNLQYLKFNERNGSYSLKKTHKYYYQVMGCLGLTGSQWCDFFVYCKDEFHCERVYFDELLFSEMLDKLNLFFFDYHLNTCVQ comes from the exons atggcgactAGTAGCGATAGCGTTGAACTCgaattttggcacaaaaatataacaaaaatacCCAAAGTTACAAACTCTTTTGTTGAGGATTTTGCTGAGAAGAACCTACCGATCAAAGCCACTGTAACAAGAGGATATAAATTCTTTCACGAAGAATATATTCACGATATTGAAG TAAAACTTTGCAAGGAAGAGGATTCAGGAGTAGTGGCTCGGGCTAAATGCTTCAGAAGTATGAAAAAGAACGAAGATCCTCACAAGTTGTCTGTTGTGTTCGAGAGCTCCTCTATTGAGGCTAGCATCAACAAGTATATGTGTAGTTGTGCTGCTGGACAAGGTCTTTGCCATCATGTTCTTGGATTGCTCTATACTCTTGCCCATTTCCAGCTATTAGGCTTAAAAAGTGTCCCGCCAATGGTTTCTAAAACATCAAAGGCACAg agaTGGCATATCCCCAGTCGTAAAGAGGGCATTAAAGCAAGGCCAGTGACAGATTTGATTATACAAAAGTCAAAGCCAAAAGATAAATTGCATGAAcctaaaaagaagagaaaggtgtGTGGTGTGGCAAGCACGATCTACAAACCCTTCCAGCAATCATTAAGTAGCCTTGACTTGACTAGTGTGCTGTCGCCACAGTTTGAAAATCTCAACAATCAACCTGGATTTATGAGAATATGGGAAGATGAACAAAGTGAGCCTCCAATTTTAGTAGACTCGGCCTTTGGAAAGGTGCCAAAAGGCTGTGTCATAAGCTATCAACAGCCATTGAAAGTTAAGAGCAATATTAACATACAGCTACCTGCATTCAACTTTCCATCTTTAAGCTATCCAGATACAGTGCTCAATGAAAAACAAGACCTTTTCTTCAGCTCCCTTGCAATATCAGGTCAACAGTctattgactttgaaatggagACAAGGGAACAGTCAACTACAACAGCATGGCATGAACTAAGGAAGTTTAGGCTTACAGCTTCAAATTTCAAAGATATATGCTCAAGAAGAAAAGACCATGAAATCCTTTCTACGCGTTTACTAAAGGGAAAAGTAATCCAAACTGCAGCCATGAAATATGGGATACAAAATGAGGGGGTAGCTGCTGATATGTACAAAACACAGTTTGGCAGAGACACTCACCTAGTAGGTTTTCTTATAAACCCATGTCTCCCACACCTAGGCTGTAGCCCAGACAGAAGAGTGTTTGACGACACTGAACAACATCCATGGGGCCTGATAGAAATAAAGTGCTCTCCAGCAAGTCATCTGGATAACCTTCAGTATTTAAAGTTTAATGAACGAAATGGGTCATATTCATTGAAGAAGACACACAAGTATTATTATCAAGTTATGGGATGCCTTGGTTTAACAGGAAGTCAGTGGTGCGATTTCTTTGTTTACTGCAAGGACGAATTTCACTGTGAACGAGTATATTTTGATGAACTTCTCTTTTCTGAAATGCTGGacaaactgaatttatttttttttgattatCACCTGAATACATGTGttcaataa
- the LOC131773452 gene encoding uncharacterized protein has protein sequence MLFGMKTRSRVVLDTLNTRAIMRNKDHCCVPKCNNNRSKVQSNITFHQFPKDKDLRRQWIIKIKRDVGRSFKITNSTRVCSDHFKPTDIKKTLTGKSVLVNGAVPSVFEWTTLSKKRKSPTKRECTTRTNTTEIDVVDNIQPISSTVEIGPIEDSSVDENVIDTSSHMEDSTVTTDTTIITPTVNLHDYLFTEPEKLVEELLEAAQARIEQLEQLLSKQSFYRQLKGMSDKRVRFHTGFSSFAIFVSTFNALRPTAESMFSWSQVQRARAKSGKDISNMRDTLKTCKLSLFDQFYLCITKLRLGTFNEKLASEFDISISTVSRVFISWVNFLYFVLGTIPIWPSRAKIDKHMPKCFKLLYPKCRGIIDASEIKVQAPSSMVLNSNCYSSYKSHTTYKGNVVISPSGEIIHVSSLFEGSISDKELVKQSGLLNLLEPGDQIMADKGFTIEDLLKPIGCGVAMPAFLSSKGQFSKKELSTSKQIHNLRVHVERAIRRVKEFHYFDKVIPLTVAGSINQIWTVACLITNFQGPLLHEKQYI, from the exons ATGCTTTTTGGCATGAAAACGAGGTCACGCGTGGTTCTTGACACACTGAACACTCGAGCGATCATGCGGAACAAAGATCACTGTTGTGTTCCTAAGTGCAATAACAATAGATCAAAAGTGCAGTCTAATATAACCTTTCATCAATTCCCGAAAGACAAAGACTTAAGAAGACAGTGGATTATAAAAATTAAGCGTGATGTCGGCCGGTCCTTCAAG ATAACCAACAGTACAAGAGTTTGCTCTGATCATTTTAAACCcacagatataaaaaaaacgCTAACAGGAAAAAGTGTACTCGTTAATGGTGCTGTACCATCCGTTTTTGAATGGACAACTTtatcaaagaaacgaaagtcaccaacgaaacgCGAATGCACAACACGTACTAACACAACCGAGATTGATGTCGTGGATAATATACAGCCAATCTCCTCTAcag TCGAAATTGGGCCCATCGAAGATTCAAGCGTAGACGAAAATGTCATCGATACTAGCAGCCACATGGAGGACTCCACCGTAACTACTGACACCACAATCATAACACCTACTGTCAACCTAcatgattatttatttactgaacCCGAAAAGCTTGTAGAAGAGCTACTTGAGGCAGCGCAAGCTCGTATCGAACAATTAGAACAGCTGCTTTCAAAACAATCTTTTTACAGACAACTGAAAGGGATGTCAGACAAACGCGTTAGATTCCATACTGGCTTTTCGtcatttgctatttttgtgAGTACCTTCAATGCCCTTAGACCCACAGCTGAAAGTATGTTTTCATGGTCCCAAGTACAGAGAGCACGAGCAAAAAGTGGGAAAGATATAAGTAACATGAGAGACACTCTCAAGACATGCAAACTTAGCTTATTTGATCAGTTTTATTTATGCATTACTAAGCTGAGGCTGGGTACTTTTAATGAGAAACTAGCCAGTGAAtttgatatttctatttcaaCTGTGAgtagagtttttatttcttgggttaactttctctattttgttttgggAACCATTCCTATATGGCCCTCTCGggcaaaaattgacaaacataTGCCtaagtgttttaaattgttatatCCTAAATGCCGTGGTATTATTGATGCCTCAGAGATCAAGGTACAAGCACCATCTAGTATGGTTTTGAATAGCAATTGCTATTCATCATATAAGAGCCACACAACTTACAAAGGCAATGTTGTAATATCTCCATCTGGGGAAATTATTCATGTAAGTTCTCTTTTTGAAGGAAGTATTTCTGACAAGGAGCTTGTTAAGCAATCAGGTTTGTTGAATTTACTTGAGCCAGGTGATCAAATAATGGCTGATAAAGGATTTACTATAGAGGATCTATTAAAGCCAATAGGTTGTGGAGTAGCAATGCCTGCCTTTTTGTCAAGTAAGGgtcaattttcaaagaaagaacttTCAACCAGTAAACAGATACATAATTTAAGAGTCCATGTGGAAAGGGCCATAAGAAGGGTGAAAGAGTTTCACTATTTTGATAAAGTTATACCTCTTACAGTAGCTGGCAGCATTAATCAAATATGGACAGTGGCATGTCTTATTACCAATTTCCAGGGGCCTTTGTTGCATGAAAAGCAATATATCTAA